The following coding sequences lie in one Heyndrickxia oleronia genomic window:
- a CDS encoding recombinase family protein — protein sequence MKFGYARVSTQDQSLSLQLDALNHYEVEQIFEEKESGKRKNRPQLDELLKVLRKGDTVVVYKLDRISRSTKHLIELMEQFEAKGIHFVSIQDKIDTTTAMGRFFFRMLASIAELERDIISERTKDGLVAARARGRNGGRPKVEPKKIMLAMKMYESKDYSLSQIKEATGIGATTLYRYLGTKEKSGKEV from the coding sequence TTGAAATTTGGATATGCACGGGTAAGTACGCAAGATCAGTCATTGTCATTACAACTGGATGCTTTGAACCATTATGAAGTGGAACAGATTTTTGAAGAAAAAGAATCAGGTAAGAGGAAAAACCGGCCTCAATTGGACGAGCTACTTAAAGTTCTGCGTAAGGGCGACACAGTAGTTGTCTACAAATTAGATCGTATCAGTCGAAGTACCAAACATTTAATTGAACTCATGGAGCAGTTTGAAGCTAAGGGAATTCATTTCGTGTCTATTCAAGATAAAATTGACACAACAACAGCTATGGGGCGATTCTTTTTCAGAATGTTAGCCAGCATAGCCGAATTAGAACGGGACATCATTAGTGAACGAACTAAAGATGGACTGGTAGCTGCTAGAGCTAGGGGAAGAAATGGAGGTAGACCGAAGGTTGAACCTAAAAAAATCATGCTTGCCATGAAGATGTATGAAAGTAAAGACTACTCCTTATCTCAAATTAAAGAAGCCACAGGAATAGGAGCAACAACGTTATATCGTTACTTAGGAACGAAAGAAAAATCTGGCAAGGAGGTATAA
- a CDS encoding Tn3 family transposase translates to MRGKELLTSDQRNMFVSIPDDMNEHDIEMHYTFTSEDLGFINKHRRDHNRLGVALQLAVLRYPGWTLFQIKDIPSPILDYIAKQIDVSPQEYTQYAKRVATRNEHLEELRQHYGYQNLSFGAYRIIAQFTLKLALENGNTDYLIRSTIEELRRQKVILPALTTIERIVWEARQRAEERIFKSIISTLSESQKQKLDHLLDVSSTNSKTPLAWLREVPGQSSPDAFLKVIKRLQVIRTLQLNVDIKEIHPNRVLQLARLGSKYEPRSFRRFKENKKFALLVLHLLQLSQNLTDHAFEIHDRQISLLLSKGRKAQEEIQRLNGKSVNEKVIHFADLGTALIQAKEQGKDPFEALEAIMPWEDFVNSIEEAKQLSRPMDYDYLDLLKFRFNYLRKYTPTLLEALEFTSTKSGEPLLQAIETIKEMNKNNKRKIPEGAPLDFISNRWQKHVYDDDGNINRQYYEMSVLTELRNLVRSGNVSIKGSRQHQDFDNYLVTKEAWEQNKHLNGLTAPPSVDEYLKLKIDALHNRLEWIKANITELDGVNFEDGRLHLHRLEKNVPETAREYSLSLYQLIPRVKLTDLLMEVASWTGFEKQFLHASTLNPPKEEEKPAIMAAIMAMGTNIGLTKMAEATQGVSYRQMSTASQWRLYEDAMNKAQAVMVNFQHQLNLSSYWGDGTTSSSDGMRVQVGVSSLHADANPHYGTGKGTTIYRFVSDQFSSFYTKVINTNARDAVHVIDGLLHHETDLHIEEHYTDTAGYTDQVFGLTNLLGFRFAPRLRDLADSKLYSFEKPDQYPEMEKLLRGRINTKIIQENYDDVLRLAHSIRKGTVSASLIMGKLGSYSRQNSLATTLREMGRIDKTLFILDYISSETLRRRIQRGLNKGEAMNALARAIFFGKHGELRERALQDQLQRASALNLIINAISIWNTVYLSQAIEHFKNTGKYQEELLPHISPLGWEHINFLGEYSFIPEILNSIHSLRPLRI, encoded by the coding sequence ATGAGAGGGAAAGAACTGTTAACCTCCGATCAGCGAAATATGTTTGTGTCTATTCCCGATGATATGAATGAGCATGACATAGAAATGCACTATACTTTTACCTCAGAAGATCTTGGATTTATTAATAAGCACCGAAGAGACCATAATCGCTTAGGGGTTGCTTTACAGCTCGCTGTCCTTCGGTATCCGGGTTGGACTTTATTTCAGATTAAAGACATTCCCAGCCCAATACTCGATTATATTGCAAAACAAATTGATGTCTCCCCTCAAGAATATACCCAGTATGCAAAACGGGTAGCAACTCGAAATGAACATCTAGAGGAACTTCGGCAACATTATGGCTACCAAAACTTATCCTTTGGGGCATATCGAATAATTGCACAATTTACTCTTAAACTCGCTCTTGAGAACGGAAATACAGACTACTTGATTCGCTCAACAATTGAAGAATTGCGAAGACAAAAAGTAATTTTGCCAGCACTGACAACAATAGAAAGGATTGTATGGGAAGCTCGTCAACGGGCAGAAGAACGAATTTTTAAATCTATCATCTCTACATTAAGTGAATCTCAAAAACAAAAGTTAGATCACTTACTTGATGTAAGTTCCACCAATTCAAAGACACCCCTTGCTTGGTTGCGAGAAGTTCCCGGTCAATCTTCTCCAGATGCCTTCTTAAAGGTTATAAAACGTCTTCAAGTCATACGAACTTTGCAACTTAATGTGGATATTAAAGAAATTCATCCAAATAGGGTCTTACAGCTAGCACGATTGGGTTCCAAATATGAACCCCGTTCATTCCGTAGATTTAAAGAGAATAAGAAATTTGCGCTTTTAGTTTTACACCTCCTACAACTTAGCCAAAACCTTACTGATCATGCCTTTGAGATACATGATCGGCAAATTAGCCTATTGTTATCAAAAGGACGTAAAGCTCAAGAAGAGATTCAGAGGTTAAATGGTAAATCAGTTAATGAAAAGGTTATTCACTTTGCAGATTTGGGAACAGCATTGATTCAAGCAAAAGAACAAGGGAAGGACCCATTTGAAGCCTTAGAAGCTATTATGCCTTGGGAGGACTTCGTAAACTCAATAGAAGAGGCGAAGCAATTATCACGCCCAATGGATTACGATTACTTAGACTTACTAAAATTTCGCTTTAACTACTTACGTAAATATACTCCAACATTGTTAGAAGCCCTAGAATTCACTTCTACAAAATCAGGAGAGCCATTGCTTCAAGCTATTGAGACCATTAAAGAGATGAACAAAAATAATAAACGAAAAATTCCAGAAGGAGCTCCTTTGGACTTTATCTCGAATCGCTGGCAAAAGCACGTTTATGATGATGATGGTAATATAAATCGCCAATATTATGAGATGTCTGTTCTTACCGAGTTAAGAAATCTTGTACGCTCAGGTAACGTTTCTATTAAAGGAAGTCGTCAGCATCAAGATTTTGATAATTATTTAGTGACAAAAGAAGCATGGGAGCAAAACAAGCACCTTAATGGACTTACCGCACCACCTTCTGTTGATGAATACTTAAAATTGAAAATAGATGCATTACATAATCGGCTTGAATGGATTAAAGCGAATATCACAGAATTAGATGGGGTTAATTTTGAAGACGGACGGCTGCATCTCCATCGTTTGGAGAAAAACGTTCCAGAAACAGCACGAGAATATAGTTTATCTCTATATCAACTGATACCTCGTGTGAAGTTGACAGATTTGCTTATGGAAGTAGCAAGTTGGACGGGATTCGAAAAGCAGTTCCTCCATGCTTCTACGCTGAATCCACCGAAAGAAGAAGAAAAGCCTGCGATCATGGCAGCGATTATGGCTATGGGAACAAACATCGGTCTTACTAAGATGGCAGAAGCGACACAAGGGGTTTCTTACCGGCAAATGTCCACAGCCTCACAATGGCGTTTATATGAAGATGCTATGAATAAAGCACAAGCCGTTATGGTGAATTTTCAACACCAGTTAAACTTGTCGTCGTACTGGGGCGATGGTACAACTTCTTCTTCAGATGGAATGCGTGTTCAAGTAGGAGTTTCATCCTTACACGCTGATGCAAATCCACATTACGGCACAGGGAAAGGAACAACCATTTATCGGTTTGTTAGTGACCAATTTTCTAGCTTCTATACGAAAGTGATTAATACAAACGCAAGAGACGCTGTTCATGTTATAGATGGTTTATTGCATCATGAAACCGACTTGCATATTGAAGAACATTATACAGATACGGCTGGTTATACGGATCAAGTATTCGGATTAACTAATTTGTTAGGATTTCGATTTGCCCCAAGACTACGAGACCTTGCAGATTCAAAACTTTATTCATTTGAAAAACCAGACCAATATCCAGAAATGGAGAAGTTGCTTCGTGGAAGAATTAACACCAAGATCATTCAGGAAAATTATGATGATGTATTAAGGTTGGCACATTCCATTCGTAAAGGAACGGTCTCTGCTTCTCTCATTATGGGGAAATTAGGTTCTTATTCTCGTCAAAATAGCCTTGCGACAACTTTAAGAGAGATGGGTCGCATAGATAAAACCTTGTTTATATTAGATTATATTTCTAGCGAAACATTGCGTCGGCGAATTCAACGTGGATTAAATAAAGGAGAAGCTATGAATGCATTGGCACGAGCTATTTTCTTTGGGAAACATGGGGAACTTAGAGAAAGAGCATTACAAGATCAATTACAGCGTGCCAGCGCCTTAAACTTAATTATTAATGCTATTAGTATTTGGAATACCGTGTATCTATCACAAGCAATTGAACATTTTAAAAATACAGGAAAGTATCAAGAGGAATTGCTCCCACACATATCACCATTAGGATGGGAACATATAAACTTTCTAGGAGAATATTCATTTATACCTGAGATTTTGAACTCAATACATTCCCTACGTCCACTTAGGATATAA
- the preA gene encoding NAD-dependent dihydropyrimidine dehydrogenase subunit PreA: MADLQINLAGIQSPNPFWLASAPPTNSGYQVQRAFDAGWGGAVWKTLGDPILNVSSRFAAVSFNGQKVAGFNNIELITDRPLEVNLQEIYETKKRFPNHAIIASLMVEPKQEKWHEIVKRVEDVGVDGLELNFGCPHGMAERGMGSASGQVPELVEKQTYWVKEAAQTPVIVKLTPNITDITVTAQSAANGGADAISMINTINSLAGVDIHTWNTIPHVAGKGAHGGYCGPAVKPIALNMVGECARNPRINIPISGIGGISSWQDAVEFMLMGATGVQVCTAAMHHGFRIVEDMIEGLDHYLDDKGISSVMDLIGKSVEKYSDWGNLDLNYKIVARINNDICINCNKCHIACEDTSHQCIDMLKDETGKGYLQVREDDCVGCNLCSIVCPVDGAIDMVEIPSTLPPMTWNERQAALGAASCNVDVVNK; the protein is encoded by the coding sequence ATGGCAGATTTACAGATTAATTTAGCAGGAATTCAATCACCAAACCCATTTTGGTTAGCTTCTGCTCCTCCAACTAACTCTGGTTATCAAGTTCAACGAGCATTTGATGCAGGTTGGGGAGGAGCAGTTTGGAAAACATTGGGTGATCCCATTCTAAATGTTTCATCACGTTTTGCAGCTGTTAGTTTTAATGGTCAAAAGGTAGCGGGGTTTAATAATATCGAACTCATAACTGACCGACCTTTAGAGGTTAATTTGCAAGAAATCTATGAAACTAAAAAAAGATTTCCTAATCATGCAATTATTGCTTCACTGATGGTGGAACCTAAGCAGGAAAAATGGCATGAAATTGTAAAAAGAGTTGAGGATGTTGGTGTGGACGGACTGGAACTAAATTTTGGTTGCCCACATGGCATGGCGGAAAGGGGGATGGGATCTGCTTCTGGTCAAGTTCCAGAGCTTGTTGAAAAACAAACCTATTGGGTGAAGGAAGCTGCTCAAACACCTGTTATTGTAAAACTAACTCCGAATATTACAGATATTACTGTTACTGCTCAATCCGCAGCAAATGGTGGTGCGGATGCAATCAGTATGATAAATACAATTAATAGTTTGGCAGGAGTGGATATTCATACATGGAATACGATTCCACATGTTGCTGGAAAAGGTGCACATGGAGGATATTGTGGTCCTGCAGTTAAACCAATTGCTCTTAATATGGTTGGGGAATGCGCACGCAATCCTAGAATCAACATTCCGATATCTGGTATAGGTGGAATTTCAAGCTGGCAGGATGCAGTGGAGTTTATGCTAATGGGAGCAACTGGAGTTCAGGTTTGTACAGCAGCAATGCACCATGGATTTAGGATTGTAGAGGATATGATTGAGGGACTAGATCATTACTTAGATGACAAAGGAATATCTTCTGTAATGGACTTAATAGGGAAGTCAGTAGAAAAATATTCCGATTGGGGAAATCTCGACTTAAATTATAAAATTGTCGCGCGGATAAATAACGATATATGTATTAATTGCAATAAATGCCATATTGCCTGTGAAGATACATCCCATCAATGTATTGATATGTTAAAAGATGAAACAGGAAAAGGATATTTACAGGTACGTGAAGATGACTGTGTAGGTTGTAATCTTTGTTCTATCGTATGTCCAGTTGATGGGGCAATTGACATGGTTGAAATTCCAAGTACGCTACCACCAATGACATGGAATGAACGTCAAGCTGCTCTTGGAGCTGCTTCATGCAATGTAGATGTTGTAAATAAATAG
- a CDS encoding NAD(P)-dependent oxidoreductase — MSYEDLQQNFNEVFPGLTNQEAIEESNRCLYCYDPPCIQACPTGIDIPTFIKKIASGNLKGSAKTIMTANPVGASCSRVCPTEELCEGACVLNHSTKPIMIGNLQRYATDWAIKNQQVLFKPGKKNGRKVAIVGGGPAGLAAARELGLLGYNVTIFEAEKHAGGLNTYGIVSFRLPQDISYWEVKQVESLDVEIKTNTRVGKDISVKEIMDNYDAVLLAIGMASVPNLGIVGEDLDGVYDAIDFVKETKTKPISNTFLGKKVVVIGAGNTAIDGATCSIRLGAENVKILYRRTSEEMTAYEFEYEFAKQDGVEFRWLTAPKRIIGNEDGKVIGIECIKMKLGKSDDDGRARPIPIEGSEFILEVDAVIKAIGQSRYNQLIEEFQLEHNSGVVKIDQQTYQTSNAKVYACGDVIFGKGQGEAMVVSAAQQGKDAAYAIHKQLSKTSAETA, encoded by the coding sequence ATTTCTTATGAAGATTTACAGCAAAACTTTAATGAAGTATTTCCTGGGTTAACAAATCAGGAAGCAATAGAAGAGTCGAATAGATGTTTATATTGCTACGATCCTCCTTGTATACAAGCATGTCCAACGGGAATTGACATTCCGACATTTATAAAAAAAATTGCCTCAGGAAATTTAAAAGGGTCTGCTAAAACGATTATGACAGCTAACCCTGTTGGTGCAAGCTGTTCTCGTGTTTGTCCAACTGAGGAATTATGTGAGGGGGCATGTGTACTTAATCATTCAACGAAACCAATTATGATTGGCAATTTACAAAGGTATGCCACAGATTGGGCAATTAAAAATCAACAAGTATTATTTAAACCAGGAAAAAAGAATGGTAGGAAAGTAGCAATCGTTGGTGGAGGGCCAGCTGGTCTTGCTGCTGCTCGAGAGCTCGGATTATTAGGTTATAATGTGACGATTTTTGAGGCTGAAAAACATGCTGGTGGATTAAACACGTATGGAATAGTGTCTTTTAGGCTTCCACAAGATATTTCCTATTGGGAAGTAAAGCAAGTAGAAAGTCTTGATGTTGAAATAAAGACAAACACAAGAGTAGGAAAGGATATTTCAGTAAAAGAAATAATGGACAATTATGATGCTGTTTTACTTGCAATAGGGATGGCGAGTGTTCCTAATTTAGGGATTGTCGGTGAAGATTTAGACGGTGTATATGATGCGATTGACTTCGTAAAAGAAACGAAAACAAAACCTATTTCTAATACGTTTCTCGGTAAGAAGGTGGTTGTTATCGGAGCGGGAAATACAGCAATCGATGGTGCAACATGTTCCATTCGATTGGGAGCTGAAAATGTGAAGATTCTTTATAGAAGGACTAGTGAGGAAATGACCGCCTATGAATTTGAATATGAATTTGCCAAGCAAGATGGGGTTGAATTTAGATGGCTTACTGCACCAAAACGGATTATCGGGAATGAAGATGGAAAGGTCATAGGGATTGAATGTATCAAAATGAAATTAGGTAAATCTGATGACGATGGTCGTGCTCGCCCGATACCAATTGAAGGATCCGAATTTATATTAGAAGTAGATGCTGTTATAAAAGCAATTGGACAATCAAGATACAATCAGTTAATTGAAGAATTTCAACTTGAACATAATAGTGGCGTAGTAAAGATTGATCAGCAAACTTATCAAACGTCTAATGCAAAAGTCTATGCATGTGGAGATGTCATCTTTGGAAAAGGTCAAGGTGAAGCTATGGTTGTATCAGCTGCACAGCAAGGAAAAGACGCAGCATATGCAATCCACAAGCAATTAAGCAAAACTTCCGCAGAGACTGCTTAG
- a CDS encoding nitrilase-related carbon-nitrogen hydrolase encodes MTDNVKIGLIQASNDVDGNEPVDVHKQKAIEKHIQLVKDAKEKGAQIICLQEIFYGPYFCSEQNTKWYDAAEEIPNGPTTKLFQDLAKELGVVIVLPIYEKEGIATYYNTAAVIDADGSYLGKYRKQHIPHVGVGDQGYGFWEKFYFKPGNLGYPVFDTAFAKVGVYICYDRHFPEGARLLGLNGAEIVLNPSATVAGLSEYLWKLEQPAHAVANGYYLGAINRVGTEGPWNMGEFYGQSYLVDPRGEFVAMGSRDQDEIVIGEMNKKMIREVRDTWQFYRDRRPETYQEMTALLP; translated from the coding sequence ATGACAGACAACGTGAAAATTGGACTTATTCAAGCTTCAAATGATGTAGATGGAAATGAACCCGTTGATGTTCATAAACAAAAGGCTATAGAAAAACATATTCAACTCGTTAAAGATGCAAAAGAAAAGGGTGCGCAAATCATTTGTTTGCAGGAGATATTTTATGGACCTTATTTCTGTTCTGAGCAAAATACAAAGTGGTATGATGCTGCAGAAGAGATTCCGAATGGACCTACAACGAAACTATTTCAAGATCTAGCAAAGGAATTAGGAGTTGTTATAGTATTACCAATTTATGAAAAAGAAGGGATTGCAACTTATTACAATACAGCCGCAGTGATAGATGCAGATGGCTCATATTTGGGAAAATATCGTAAACAACATATTCCTCATGTAGGAGTTGGAGATCAGGGGTATGGTTTCTGGGAAAAATTTTATTTTAAGCCTGGCAATTTAGGATATCCTGTGTTTGATACTGCATTTGCAAAAGTTGGTGTCTACATATGTTATGATCGACATTTTCCTGAAGGTGCAAGATTGCTGGGTTTAAATGGCGCCGAAATTGTTTTAAACCCATCTGCAACAGTTGCGGGATTATCAGAATATTTATGGAAGCTTGAGCAACCAGCACACGCAGTTGCAAATGGCTATTATTTAGGTGCAATCAATAGAGTAGGTACAGAGGGTCCATGGAATATGGGTGAATTTTATGGTCAATCCTATCTTGTTGACCCAAGAGGGGAATTTGTAGCAATGGGTAGTCGGGACCAAGATGAAATTGTCATCGGTGAAATGAATAAAAAAATGATTAGAGAAGTACGAGATACTTGGCAATTTTATCGGGATCGCAGACCGGAAACTTATCAAGAGATGACGGCTCTATTACCTTAA
- a CDS encoding copper homeostasis protein CutC: MIIEVIADTVEDAIIAEQAGANRIELITGVAEGGLTPSYGIIEAVCKAVSIPVYVMIRPHSRSFSYSNTELNSMVKDIQICKELGAAGVVWGVLNKDGDIDKEALKKLLDASNGLDITFHRAFDEVNDQLEALNVIQQYPEISRILTSGGKDKAIDATSELQQLVNKCEGTSLKIMAGSGLTPNNIGNLLEQVKVTEIHFGSGVHHQSSFSYPIDPQKIQEIKNLL; this comes from the coding sequence ATGATAATTGAAGTCATTGCAGATACCGTTGAGGATGCAATAATAGCGGAGCAAGCAGGTGCTAATCGTATTGAACTGATAACTGGAGTCGCAGAGGGTGGTCTAACTCCTAGCTATGGTATCATAGAAGCGGTTTGTAAAGCTGTGTCGATTCCAGTGTATGTGATGATACGTCCACATAGTCGCAGCTTTAGTTATTCTAATACTGAATTGAATAGTATGGTGAAGGATATACAGATTTGTAAGGAGCTTGGGGCTGCAGGGGTTGTTTGGGGTGTATTGAATAAGGATGGGGATATTGATAAGGAAGCTTTGAAAAAACTGTTGGATGCCTCAAATGGATTAGATATTACATTTCATCGGGCGTTTGATGAAGTAAATGATCAATTAGAAGCCTTAAATGTCATACAACAATATCCGGAGATTTCTCGTATACTAACATCAGGTGGCAAGGATAAAGCAATAGATGCAACTAGTGAGCTGCAACAATTGGTGAATAAGTGTGAGGGTACATCACTTAAGATTATGGCAGGGTCTGGCTTAACGCCGAACAATATTGGCAACCTTTTAGAACAAGTGAAGGTGACAGAAATTCATTTTGGCTCCGGAGTACATCATCAATCTAGTTTTAGTTATCCAATTGATCCACAAAAAATACAAGAGATAAAAAACTTACTATAA
- a CDS encoding AAA family ATPase, with protein MIIMINGAFGVGKTSVANELVKQMDNSMIFDPEEVGFMLRNIIPNEIKQKEANTGDFQDLQLWKELTVVLANRLIQTYKMNLIIPMTIRKQEYLHYIIDGFKKLNQDPYHFCLIAEEETIYERLRRRGEEEGNWCFQQTRKCINAFNTYDFGEYIQTDHLSIPLIVEIVKEKVSLG; from the coding sequence ATGATTATTATGATTAATGGTGCGTTTGGAGTTGGAAAGACTTCTGTTGCAAATGAGTTAGTGAAACAAATGGATAATAGCATGATTTTCGATCCAGAAGAAGTTGGCTTTATGCTTAGGAACATCATTCCAAACGAAATTAAACAAAAGGAAGCAAATACTGGTGACTTTCAGGATTTACAGCTTTGGAAAGAGTTAACAGTTGTTTTGGCCAATCGGTTGATTCAAACATACAAAATGAATCTAATTATCCCTATGACAATTCGTAAACAGGAATATCTTCATTATATAATAGATGGTTTTAAAAAGTTAAATCAGGATCCCTATCATTTTTGTCTGATTGCAGAGGAAGAAACGATTTATGAAAGATTAAGAAGACGTGGGGAAGAAGAAGGAAACTGGTGCTTCCAGCAAACAAGAAAATGTATAAATGCATTTAATACATATGACTTTGGGGAGTACATTCAGACAGATCATCTAAGTATTCCTCTCATTGTTGAAATTGTGAAAGAAAAGGTATCCCTTGGATAA
- a CDS encoding HIT domain-containing protein, translating to MTIDFYCDEVLSGKTEVEKIVETDNTLAYYHTKPSYQVHIVAIPKKHIPSLTRIDECDQKILYELIETVRKVAWKIEQEYGACRVITNLGNYQESKHLHWHIVSGKRI from the coding sequence ATGACGATAGATTTCTATTGTGATGAAGTGTTAAGTGGAAAAACGGAAGTAGAAAAAATAGTGGAAACCGATAATACTTTAGCCTACTATCATACAAAACCTTCGTATCAAGTTCATATTGTGGCAATTCCGAAAAAACATATTCCTTCATTAACAAGAATAGATGAGTGTGATCAGAAGATATTGTATGAGTTAATAGAGACTGTACGAAAAGTTGCTTGGAAAATAGAACAGGAGTATGGTGCGTGTAGGGTGATTACTAATTTAGGAAATTATCAAGAATCAAAGCATCTACATTGGCACATTGTATCTGGGAAACGGATATGA
- a CDS encoding alpha/beta fold hydrolase has translation MNHWKREIIKTKRGNFEIFIAGQGNPICVTHHYSVFNESGDYFAQTFINNNKVILVNLRECGNSDRAEEPYQLSMIETVLDLEEIRQELGYSSWTYAGHSTGGMIGALYGIHYSSSLDSLIIVGSAARDYYSSTPECIYNERHPHFNRMQELMKELKRDGLSFSDRQKLIKERTQISLYKPERYEDYFNCSINKGTSAKRLNFFSREALIYDITRKLPEITSKTLILCGKHDVQCPVKYSIEMHQLIPDSQLHIFEQSNHYPFLEEKDEFEHIIHSFLK, from the coding sequence ATGAATCATTGGAAAAGAGAAATCATTAAAACTAAACGAGGAAATTTTGAAATTTTTATTGCGGGTCAGGGTAATCCAATTTGTGTTACCCATCATTATTCAGTATTTAATGAATCGGGGGATTATTTCGCCCAAACCTTTATAAATAATAACAAAGTAATTCTTGTTAATCTTAGAGAGTGTGGAAATTCTGACAGAGCAGAGGAACCCTATCAGTTAAGTATGATTGAAACGGTATTAGATCTTGAAGAAATAAGACAAGAACTCGGATATTCATCATGGACATATGCAGGACATTCTACTGGTGGAATGATAGGTGCTTTATATGGTATTCATTATTCTTCATCCTTAGATTCATTAATTATTGTAGGATCGGCAGCTAGAGATTATTATTCTTCTACACCAGAATGTATATATAATGAACGTCATCCTCATTTTAATAGAATGCAAGAATTGATGAAGGAATTGAAGAGGGATGGCCTTTCATTTTCAGATAGACAGAAATTAATAAAAGAGAGAACACAAATATCCTTATATAAACCTGAAAGATATGAAGATTATTTCAACTGTTCAATCAATAAAGGAACATCTGCGAAAAGACTAAATTTCTTTAGCAGAGAGGCATTAATTTATGATATCACAAGAAAACTACCGGAAATCACATCAAAAACACTTATTTTATGTGGGAAACACGATGTTCAATGCCCTGTTAAATATTCTATCGAAATGCATCAACTTATTCCGGATTCTCAATTACATATTTTTGAACAAAGTAATCATTATCCATTTTTAGAAGAGAAGGATGAATTCGAACATATTATTCATTCCTTTTTGAAATAA
- a CDS encoding class I SAM-dependent methyltransferase, whose translation MKEQIKRTFNQLAHAYENSVDKVSLHNREYERPSMLRNIPNNIRSMRVLDAGCAAGWYTEQLINREASVVATDLSPDMVAATKRRVKQKAEVICVDLEKDLPFDDNSFDMIISSLTLHYIKDWEKTFGEFQRILKSNGVLLYSVHHPFMDIQISQNEDYFAKELLIDRWNKEGKIIEVPFYRRPLNEMINVTTAHFIIEKVIEPQPTQAFKTESPEKYEKLMKKPHFIIVKAINKK comes from the coding sequence ATGAAAGAACAAATAAAAAGAACCTTTAATCAGCTTGCTCATGCTTATGAAAATAGTGTCGATAAAGTTAGTCTTCATAATCGTGAGTATGAAAGACCTTCTATGCTGAGGAACATCCCCAATAATATAAGAAGCATGAGAGTACTTGATGCTGGCTGTGCAGCAGGCTGGTATACCGAGCAATTAATCAATCGTGAAGCAAGTGTCGTTGCAACAGATTTAAGTCCAGACATGGTTGCTGCGACAAAAAGACGTGTGAAACAAAAAGCAGAGGTCATATGTGTAGATTTAGAAAAAGATCTTCCATTCGATGATAATTCCTTTGATATGATTATTAGTTCACTAACTCTTCATTATATTAAAGATTGGGAAAAAACTTTTGGAGAGTTTCAGCGAATCTTAAAATCTAATGGAGTGCTTTTATATTCGGTACATCATCCATTCATGGATATACAAATCTCACAAAATGAAGATTACTTTGCAAAGGAATTATTGATTGATCGCTGGAATAAGGAAGGAAAAATAATAGAAGTACCGTTTTACCGACGTCCCTTGAACGAAATGATAAATGTGACCACTGCACATTTTATCATTGAAAAAGTGATTGAACCCCAACCAACACAAGCTTTCAAAACTGAGTCTCCTGAGAAATATGAAAAATTAATGAAAAAGCCACATTTTATAATAGTTAAGGCAATTAACAAAAAATGA